A window of Acropora muricata isolate sample 2 chromosome 6, ASM3666990v1, whole genome shotgun sequence genomic DNA:
cgtaggccgagttggttattatcagctcatatccggtaagtccgagaagaataactgttttagtaaattttcaagcaattctcttgatttcttagggtgaaacctcctcaaatcgtgacattttctttaccgacgacgccgcgaaagaaatttttccgacctccaaaatttcagaacaagaaattcgtcatcattttttccttatttggtcaaacttcacgataatggctcatatcataggcttagggaaccaatcagaaagctggaaaatcattatcatgagctaaaatttactaatactaattataataataataataattattgaataacTGATGTTTTTGTAATATCTTTCTTGCTTTGAATAATTCAGTTTATAAATGGGGTGAGGACTCACGATTTGCCCATAGCAATCATCTCTTATAATCCGCATTCTGAACCGCTCTAGGTCCTGATATTTTTAAGAAGTCAAAATGTCGAGGACAGACTCATCCGCAAGTTCagaataggcgaatctttgctgacgtcattgtttacatttttgctcaatagCATACGACTTGCCTCATAGAAGCcttggccgtatatatgagctaaatgcaaaagttgaaagagctgattaagttgggcaatttgtgcaattttcagctctttgcaagcagtattgatgGAAATATCAGacaaaactgcgaaattgctgggtggcaaaaaagttaatgagccgtacttcccctgtaaaatttcgagtttttagaagagaatttatCCGAAATCATTcgcaacttcgttcccagggtctttcatctccccaccccaaagggagcgagggaagaaagaccctggttcaggctggtcacgtgtcttggtaacaaatttatcttcgagGGAGGGGTCCCAATTTATCAAAGTTTTGTCGGCGCAGCCGTTTTTTACCTCCTAAACCGGCTCTCTGggcatagttagtcgactaactatgctctgggcaaccatggaaagctctctttcgatttcgcagcgaagatttgtcatatcaagtacatggctttcaacatttgaaactaagCTGGGTCTGGgaactatgaaaagataagaatgtcaaattataaagtGTGATTCTCTAcgacacgcgatgtttactacatacaacttgttcagttgcagtacttttaagttaaaaaagagcagtgttgttatttgccttgccaatggcttGGGTGTCCATTAAACTTCTTACTGATTGAGTAGTTTTTAGAAAAAGGCCTGGTCgtataaataaagcaaacaagtcgattttgtattttctttccggaccgatcggaaatgattcaacaagacacgccgacaaaaaaaaattatgttcgtattcgtttccgtgggaaaactctcatacgattgtcaaccataaaatttaccaaacataACAACCCGtcttcaactttggatttggttcgcGGAGTTCGAGTCCTCGCCGTGTACGTGAGCCACAGAGTCGTGTGTTGCTTTGAAAGTCTTCAACGATCGAAGCGCGTATagtgactcctcgataaatctcttaactcgttcttaagatatgtgactttcgaaaatcagtgtctgtataacgctatgaagtttttaagagtcttttgccaggtctacagcgtaaatgcagaaataattcacttctccgAAGGGAACTGCCGTAAATCTCTTCCGCGGTAAAGTGCAAcgcatgatttgcttttccaaacaaatttttacagtgggaaaatctcccacagacttgaagagcctagaagaacttgttgcattactagacgctacatatatctttttctgtgtcttcgacatctccgctcgcagttgatggtgtgacacaactaagatgtgctacatttttagacaaatttgccctttccatagtgagttaaggaaagacaaaatcgcgacttgCTTACTTGTCCCTCCCgcattttttttgtcacctcccactttttgggaggcacgtgaccagcctgaaccagggtctttcttccctaggatgaaagaccctgggaacgaggttgtaaccattcgatgaattgtactcaaattttcagagaaaactaaaactgttatgtCCTTTCAACATTCACAGTTTTTATTTTactagcgtcatcagatagtgataagcatatgttaatgaggcaaaaaatgtaaacaaagattcgcctattgagAAAGTAAGCTCAAATTGAATGATGTCATTTATAATTAATTGCACTTTTGGTAAATTAGTGTTTCAGCTGCCTTTTTGCCTCAGTGTGGTAGTACCAACAAAACAGGCGGATTTTGTAACATGCGTCTTTTTGTCTTGAACTTAAATGTATCATTACCATGAAGCATGTACTATTTACCAGTTTTGTTTTCTATCTATCCTCTTGTTGATGGTAAATTTCGTCACTACATTGATGAGATGGCTGTACCATGGTGCACAGCACTATCTATCTATGGCTGTTTCTTCGGGTCCGAAGATCACTGGGAAGAGGTAGATGCCCGGCGACATGCTCTCTGCTGGCTGTGGAGACCTATCCTTGATCTGCAGGCCCTGGAGCAGGATGGGCATGTGAATGTCGTGTCGGTCACAGGTTGGCTCGCGGAGTCCTTTCGTCGCTGCCGTTTCTCTGCACCTGCCGTTTTTCTTCCCTCCTCGAAGTTGTCTGCTGCGGTCTTAATCGTTCCTCTCCACTCCTCTCTGTCCTCTGCCAGTGCTTCCCACTCACTGTGGTCTATGCCAGCTTGTGTCAGCTGCCGCTTCAACTGGTCCTTGAAACGCTTGCGGGGGGCACCACGGTCGCGCTTGCCTTGACTTAGCTCCCCGTAAAAGACGGCCTTTGGCATTCTGGAGCTTTCCATGCGCGTGGCGTGTCCCGCCCAGCGGAGCTGTCTGAGCATCAGCATGGCTTCAACGCTGGTGGTGTCTGCTCTCGCCAGGACCTCTTCGTTGGTGATGTAGTCCTGCCACTTGATGCCCATGATGGATCTCAGGCACCTCTGATGGAAGCGTTCCAACGGTTTGACTTGCTTTCTGTAGAGGACCCAGGTTTCTGCTCCGTAGAGAAGGGTGGTGAGGACTGCAGCCCTGTAAACCTGGATCTTGGTTGACAGGCGCAGGGAGTGGTTCTGCCACACGCGCTTCTGTAGCCGACCAAAGGAGCTGCTGGCTTTTGCAATGCGGTTATCAACGTCTTTGGTTGTTGTTGCGTCGTTGGCGATGACACTTCCCAGGTAGGTAAACTTGACTGCGTTGAGCTGATAACCGTCAATGGTGATGAGGGGTGGGGTGTAGACTTCGCGTGGAGGCTTCTGAAACAGGACTTCTGTGCACAGCACTGGTGttctgatatatatatatataaccacaATGGCAATGATTTGATTTAGTGTTTTCCTTCCACTAAGGGCCTCCTTTCAAATGAGCGGCACCTttggaatttgtttttgttaataaGCACCCCTATTCTAATATTGTAATGTACCGCGttccggtggctcagttggttgagcatcgggctgtcaggCGGGAAGTCGTGAGTTCGATTCCGGTCGAACCAACACACTAAACAGTAGGGCACGGTTTTCCAATAATTGGCTAACGCTGTTGCAGTATCCCTGCCAAAAACATGGCGATGCTAAATAAAATGTTAAAGTGCAGTCAGGGTATGGATATGCATTAGGCGACGTTCATATTCCTTTAATTGCTCACAAACGTCCGGTTATGCAGCATTACAAAAACTGAACAAAAGCATCAGAAAACTTGATTATTGACGCAAGTGACACTGACATTCCCGACATCAAATAAATTAACTCATGAACATTCTTCACTGATATATTTGTCATCGTTATAACGAGaaatttgtattattttcacAAGACAAGGATTCTTCAAACGGGATCACCGAATCGGACTTTGAAGATGCCGCAACAGGAagcttttatttacagtagggagcttaagcaaacaggacgtcgacgga
This region includes:
- the LOC136920660 gene encoding uncharacterized protein, with product KEALSGRKTLNQIIAIVVIYIYIRTPVLCTEVLFQKPPREVYTPPLITIDGYQLNAVKFTYLGSVIANDATTTKDVDNRIAKASSSFGRLQKRVWQNHSLRLSTKIQVYRAAVLTTLLYGAETWVLYRKQVKPLERFHQRCLRSIMGIKWQDYITNEEVLARADTTSVEAMLMLRQLRWAGHATRMESSRMPKAVFYGELSQGKRDRGAPRKRFKDQLKRQLTQAGIDHSEWEALAEDREEWRGTIKTAADNFEEGRKTAGAEKRQRRKDSASQPVTDTTFTCPSCSRACRSRIGLHSQQRACRRASTSSQ